The following coding sequences are from one Borrelia hermsii DAH window:
- a CDS encoding Vsp/OspC family lipoprotein, which produces MQAQGFKVAKSDGTVLDLAKISAKIKEASTFAVSVKEVHTLVKSVDNLAKDIEKK; this is translated from the coding sequence ATGCAGGCCCAGGGCTTCAAAGTGGCAAAGTCTGACGGAACAGTACTTGATTTGGCAAAAATAAGTGCAAAGATAAAAGAGGCTAGTACTTTTGCAGTAAGTGTTAAAGAAGTTCATACTTTAGTTAAATCAGTAGACAATCTTGCTAAAGATATTGAGAAAAAATAG